A genomic stretch from Corynebacterium kutscheri includes:
- a CDS encoding transporter substrate-binding domain-containing protein: protein MKMKAFIATFIAAALVTACAATDSSSTATNSTDSRAQNYRSVAEIQDSGFITIGVFSDKSPFGYVNSSGEYAGYDIEYGNRIGQDLNVAISYVPVEAASRVEFLSTNKVDLILANFTVTSQRAEKVDFAQPYMKVSLGLVSPDSKPINDEADLVGKNIIVVKGTTAETYLESTYPELKLQKYDQYTEATNALADGRGDAWVTDNTEALAWVENNNGFSTTITSLGNVDTIAGAVAKGNTSLLNWLNDELIVLGEENFFHKNFTKTLQPVYGDQINPDELVVEGGQL, encoded by the coding sequence ATGAAAATGAAAGCGTTTATTGCTACTTTCATCGCAGCTGCCTTAGTAACCGCATGTGCTGCTACAGATTCCTCTTCGACTGCTACAAATTCGACCGATTCTAGAGCCCAAAATTATCGAAGCGTAGCGGAAATCCAAGACTCTGGTTTTATTACTATCGGCGTTTTTTCGGATAAATCGCCTTTTGGCTACGTTAATTCTTCTGGTGAATACGCTGGTTATGATATCGAATACGGCAATCGTATTGGACAAGACTTAAACGTGGCTATCTCCTATGTTCCAGTTGAGGCTGCTTCCCGTGTGGAGTTTTTAAGCACCAATAAAGTCGATTTGATTTTGGCTAATTTCACGGTAACATCGCAACGTGCAGAAAAAGTAGATTTTGCGCAGCCTTATATGAAGGTATCTTTGGGCTTAGTCTCGCCAGATAGTAAACCAATAAACGACGAAGCTGATCTTGTTGGTAAAAATATTATCGTGGTCAAGGGCACTACTGCGGAAACGTATTTGGAATCGACGTATCCGGAACTTAAATTACAAAAATACGATCAATACACCGAAGCTACTAATGCGCTTGCCGACGGACGTGGTGATGCATGGGTAACTGATAACACTGAGGCACTTGCCTGGGTGGAAAATAACAACGGCTTTAGTACAACAATTACTTCCTTGGGAAATGTCGATACCATTGCCGGCGCAGTTGCTAAAGGAAATACTAGTTTATTGAATTGGCTTAATGACGAACTTATTGTTTTAGGTGAAGAGAACTTTTTCCATAAAAACTTTACTAAAACACTCCAACCTGTTTATGGAGATCAAATTAACCCTGATGAACTAGTAGTTGAAGGCGGCCAGCTTTAG
- a CDS encoding acyl-CoA thioesterase, protein MAEDTFLVHTTHIPLRWSDFDRFGHLSNARYIEIAQEARQIFGDEEFKERALEVPAMFVRKIDISYDRAILPNTTSVKVVTTVTKVGNTSLTTSQELFDVEDNCCAVLEAVQVVIDTVMHSPRPITDMERKVMLGQLPR, encoded by the coding sequence ATGGCTGAAGATACTTTTCTTGTGCACACAACCCATATTCCGCTACGGTGGTCTGATTTTGACCGTTTTGGCCACCTCTCTAATGCTCGTTATATTGAAATCGCCCAGGAAGCGCGGCAAATTTTTGGTGATGAAGAATTTAAAGAACGTGCTTTAGAAGTGCCCGCGATGTTCGTGCGCAAAATCGATATCAGCTACGACCGGGCTATTTTGCCAAACACCACCTCAGTTAAAGTTGTTACCACTGTGACCAAAGTGGGTAATACTTCATTGACTACTAGCCAAGAACTTTTCGACGTTGAAGATAATTGCTGTGCTGTTCTAGAAGCAGTACAGGTGGTTATTGATACCGTTATGCACAGCCCGCGTCCTATTACTGATATGGAGCGCAAAGTTATGCTCGGACAGCTACCTCGCTGA
- a CDS encoding amino acid ABC transporter ATP-binding protein: MSLIELQSVVKRYGDNTVLDGVSLEVLAGEVVAIIGPSGCGKSTLLRCINGLEEIQAGQIIFRGEPLTKNTKWTQLRQDIGMVFQNYELFNHLTVLDNLLLAPKVVQKANKKEVTQRAHMLLARVGLAGKEKSYPRELSGGQKQRVAIVRALMMNPQVLLLDEITASLDPEIVREVLDVVLKLAKEGMTMVIVTHEMDFARAIADTVVFMDAGNIVEKGNPRTFFDHPRTQRAQRFLNTLSFDDLLDGTDTKN, from the coding sequence ATGAGCCTTATTGAATTGCAGTCGGTTGTTAAACGCTATGGCGACAATACTGTACTTGATGGTGTTAGTTTGGAAGTATTGGCTGGGGAAGTGGTAGCAATTATTGGTCCTTCGGGCTGTGGAAAATCTACGTTACTGCGTTGTATCAATGGGTTGGAAGAAATCCAGGCTGGGCAGATTATTTTTCGAGGTGAGCCGCTAACTAAAAACACTAAGTGGACGCAGCTTCGCCAAGATATTGGCATGGTTTTTCAAAACTATGAACTTTTTAATCATTTGACAGTGCTCGATAACCTTTTGTTAGCCCCCAAAGTCGTTCAAAAAGCGAATAAAAAAGAAGTTACTCAGCGTGCCCACATGCTTTTAGCACGGGTGGGGTTAGCCGGAAAAGAAAAATCTTATCCGCGTGAGTTGTCTGGTGGACAAAAACAACGCGTTGCTATTGTGCGAGCATTAATGATGAATCCGCAAGTGCTCTTGCTTGATGAGATTACTGCTTCGCTAGATCCAGAAATTGTTCGTGAAGTACTTGATGTCGTTCTGAAACTAGCAAAAGAAGGCATGACCATGGTAATTGTGACTCACGAGATGGATTTTGCTCGTGCCATTGCCGATACAGTTGTATTTATGGATGCCGGGAATATTGTAGAAAAAGGCAATCCGCGTACTTTTTTCGATCATCCAAGAACACAGCGTGCCCAACGCTTCCTCAATACCTTGAGCTTTGATGATCTGTTAGATGGTACGGATACTAAAAACTAG
- a CDS encoding ribose-5-phosphate isomerase — protein MRIYLGADHAGFETKNIIAEHLKSLGHEVIDCGAHIYDANDDYPAFCIEAASRVVNDPGSLGIVLGGSGNGEQIAANKVTGARCALAWSPETARLAREHNNAQLIGLGGRMHSAEEALAIVDAFIEQPWSNEERHQRRIDILADYERTGIAPELPREN, from the coding sequence ATGCGAATCTATCTTGGAGCAGACCATGCAGGGTTTGAGACGAAGAATATTATTGCGGAGCATCTGAAGAGTCTCGGACATGAGGTAATTGATTGCGGTGCGCATATTTATGATGCCAACGATGATTATCCAGCATTTTGTATTGAAGCTGCTAGCCGAGTAGTTAATGATCCTGGTTCATTGGGAATTGTGCTTGGTGGATCCGGTAATGGTGAGCAGATTGCGGCCAATAAAGTAACCGGTGCCCGGTGTGCTCTAGCCTGGTCGCCAGAAACAGCAAGACTAGCTAGAGAACATAATAACGCGCAGCTTATTGGCTTAGGTGGCAGAATGCATTCCGCTGAAGAAGCTCTGGCGATAGTGGATGCTTTTATTGAGCAACCATGGAGTAACGAGGAACGCCACCAGCGCCGTATCGATATTCTAGCTGATTATGAGCGCACTGGAATTGCCCCAGAATTGCCTCGGGAAAATTAA
- the pepN gene encoding aminopeptidase N, translating into MSSTNLTRIEAEQRSQLIFVDHYDISIDLTAGETEFPSLTTVRFSALSDGDTFIDLQANHIYEVLLDEVNITESAVPMTEDGRYDETRGILLQGLSAGEHLLRVNAVCAYSRTGQGLHRFVDPVDNEVYLYTQFETADAKRVFACFDQPDLKATYSLNIIAPTGWKVITNAPQTVIDLPDGQQFSSHIDYPLSTYLVAICAGRYHEVSDIWQGKLTHYPETPADEPTELEIPLSIFCRQSLAECLDSETIFTETKQGFDYYHAHFGVAYPFGKYDQLFVPEFNAGAMENAGCVTFRDEYVFTSKVTKSRYERRCDTILHEMAHMWFGDLVTMRWWDDLWLNESFATWGAAMSQAEATEYHNAWVTFANVEKSWAYQQDQLSSTHPISTDASDIETVEQNFDGITYSKGASVLKQLQAYVGREEFFAGVRRHFAQHAFGNATFADLLNALEQASGRDLSQWAQQWIKTTGLNTLSPSFTIENGVYTDFKVIQSGATPGAGELRTHRVAVGLYSLVDGKVIRTHRAEVDITNAATAVTEFIGVPAAQLVIVNDEDLTYCALGLDDNSMAFLLENIDKIDDPMARTLCWSAAWEMTRNQKLRARDFLTLVARGAGTEDQIMVLERLLSQVTTAVNFYADRHWLATKGEELLAQTLLEAALHSEPGSDTQLAFVQALAKVALNEEAAEAFKQILADKQVFPGIHIDADLKWWALTALIADAQFEDPLARIAELLASDNTSSGQMAALRAQAAINAAENKREIFNQIMHQTDSLSNLELRHKLEGLDFTHSDDLLQEFTSEYFECAAQLWSNVSSDVATTTLSGAFPYWDASPQIVELAAAFLEQKDLPHGLRRIIAEGKDRAERGLKNRAFDGS; encoded by the coding sequence ATGTCTTCTACCAATCTCACTCGTATCGAGGCCGAACAACGTTCCCAACTCATCTTTGTTGACCACTACGACATCAGCATTGATCTCACCGCTGGCGAAACTGAATTTCCTTCCCTGACTACCGTGCGGTTTAGCGCGCTCAGCGACGGTGATACCTTTATTGATCTCCAGGCCAATCACATTTATGAAGTCTTGCTTGACGAGGTCAATATAACCGAATCCGCCGTACCTATGACCGAAGACGGACGCTATGACGAAACCCGCGGTATCTTATTACAAGGACTCAGCGCCGGCGAACACCTGCTTCGAGTCAACGCTGTGTGTGCTTACTCGCGTACCGGTCAAGGACTACACCGCTTTGTCGATCCCGTAGACAACGAAGTTTATCTTTATACTCAATTCGAAACTGCCGATGCCAAGCGTGTTTTTGCCTGCTTCGACCAACCAGATCTTAAAGCTACCTACAGCCTTAATATCATCGCCCCAACTGGATGGAAAGTAATTACCAACGCACCGCAAACGGTTATTGATCTCCCCGACGGGCAACAATTTAGCTCTCATATCGACTACCCATTATCAACCTATCTGGTCGCTATTTGTGCAGGCCGCTACCACGAAGTTTCTGATATATGGCAAGGAAAGCTAACTCACTATCCAGAAACTCCAGCCGATGAGCCCACTGAGTTAGAGATTCCACTATCTATCTTTTGCCGGCAGTCACTAGCTGAATGCCTCGATTCGGAAACTATTTTTACCGAAACTAAGCAGGGATTTGATTACTATCATGCGCACTTTGGTGTGGCTTATCCCTTTGGCAAATATGATCAGCTTTTTGTTCCTGAATTTAATGCTGGTGCTATGGAAAATGCTGGTTGTGTAACTTTCCGCGATGAATATGTTTTTACTTCCAAAGTGACAAAATCACGCTATGAGCGCCGATGCGACACTATTTTGCATGAAATGGCGCATATGTGGTTCGGGGATCTAGTTACTATGCGTTGGTGGGATGATCTCTGGCTTAATGAATCTTTTGCTACCTGGGGCGCGGCAATGAGCCAAGCTGAGGCTACTGAATACCATAACGCATGGGTCACTTTTGCTAACGTCGAAAAGTCTTGGGCTTATCAGCAAGATCAACTTTCTTCTACTCACCCGATTTCCACAGATGCTTCTGATATTGAAACAGTAGAACAAAACTTTGACGGCATTACCTATTCCAAAGGTGCCTCAGTGTTAAAGCAATTACAAGCCTATGTTGGCCGAGAAGAATTTTTTGCTGGTGTGCGCCGCCACTTTGCCCAACATGCTTTTGGCAATGCTACTTTCGCAGATCTACTTAATGCACTAGAGCAAGCTTCTGGACGTGATCTTTCGCAGTGGGCACAGCAATGGATTAAAACCACTGGCCTTAATACGCTTTCACCAAGTTTTACCATAGAAAATGGCGTATACACTGACTTTAAGGTAATACAATCCGGAGCCACACCTGGTGCCGGTGAGTTACGCACTCACCGGGTTGCTGTCGGTCTTTACTCATTAGTTGATGGCAAGGTTATCCGTACCCACCGCGCAGAAGTTGATATTACTAATGCCGCTACAGCAGTAACTGAATTTATTGGTGTCCCTGCTGCGCAACTAGTTATTGTCAACGATGAAGATCTCACCTACTGTGCACTTGGTCTTGACGATAACTCCATGGCCTTCCTCTTAGAAAATATTGATAAGATCGACGATCCCATGGCACGCACCCTATGTTGGTCTGCTGCTTGGGAAATGACTCGTAACCAAAAGTTACGTGCTCGCGACTTCCTAACGCTTGTTGCTCGTGGTGCGGGTACCGAAGATCAAATTATGGTGCTAGAACGTCTGCTAAGTCAAGTAACCACGGCAGTCAATTTCTATGCAGATAGACATTGGCTAGCTACAAAAGGTGAAGAACTGCTTGCACAAACTCTATTAGAGGCAGCACTTCATAGTGAACCAGGTTCAGATACTCAGTTAGCTTTTGTGCAAGCTCTTGCTAAGGTTGCCCTTAATGAAGAAGCCGCCGAAGCTTTTAAACAAATCTTGGCCGATAAACAGGTATTCCCAGGTATTCATATCGATGCCGATCTTAAGTGGTGGGCATTAACGGCACTTATTGCTGATGCGCAGTTTGAAGATCCACTAGCACGCATTGCTGAATTGCTTGCTAGTGATAATACTTCTTCTGGCCAGATGGCAGCATTACGTGCTCAGGCAGCTATTAATGCTGCTGAGAATAAGCGCGAAATTTTCAATCAGATTATGCACCAGACAGATTCCCTCAGTAACTTGGAATTACGACACAAGTTGGAGGGTTTAGACTTCACCCATTCTGATGATCTACTCCAAGAATTCACTAGCGAATACTTTGAGTGTGCCGCTCAGCTCTGGTCAAATGTTTCTAGCGATGTAGCAACAACTACTCTTAGTGGGGCTTTCCCATATTGGGACGCTAGCCCACAGATAGTGGAATTAGCTGCTGCATTCCTTGAGCAAAAAGATTTACCTCATGGTCTACGCCGGATTATCGCTGAAGGCAAAGATCGCGCTGAGCGTGGTCTAAAAAATCGTGCCTTCGACGGCAGCTAA
- a CDS encoding globin domain-containing protein, with the protein MNFYEEVGGEETFRKLVHLFYQRMRTDDLIGPMYPAHDWEGAEDRLRWFLAQYWGGPHTFSENRGHPRLRMRHHLFAIGEKEAHRWLEIMDAAIEEIDEQTLAPAYRMAMKEHMRKVAFMLINQPESPAQ; encoded by the coding sequence TTGAATTTCTATGAAGAAGTTGGCGGCGAAGAAACTTTCCGAAAACTAGTACATCTCTTTTACCAGCGTATGCGCACTGATGATCTTATTGGACCGATGTATCCTGCCCATGATTGGGAAGGCGCTGAAGATCGGTTACGCTGGTTTCTTGCTCAGTATTGGGGTGGGCCACACACTTTTAGTGAAAATCGTGGACACCCTCGATTGCGAATGCGTCATCACCTTTTTGCTATTGGTGAAAAGGAAGCACATCGCTGGCTAGAAATTATGGATGCTGCCATTGAAGAAATTGATGAGCAAACCTTAGCGCCGGCATATCGTATGGCTATGAAAGAGCATATGCGTAAAGTCGCGTTCATGCTCATCAACCAGCCGGAATCACCAGCGCAATAA
- a CDS encoding mycothiol-dependent nitroreductase Rv2466c family protein, which yields MTEKVSFWFDVSCPFCWVTSRWIKEVEQVRDIEVEWIPMSLSVLNQGRNLDPGYMQRMEANWGPARVFAAIASEHPEKLDELYTVMGTMVHNEGKGAQKGFGGYDEVIATSLAQLGLGEYAAIANTSQWDEQLRQYHQGAMDAVGDEVGTPVLKLGDTAFFGPVLTRIPRGEAAGKLFDASVTLGNYPHFFELKRSRTESPRFD from the coding sequence ATGACTGAAAAAGTATCCTTTTGGTTTGATGTATCGTGCCCATTTTGTTGGGTAACTTCCCGGTGGATCAAAGAGGTAGAGCAGGTTCGTGATATTGAAGTCGAATGGATCCCAATGAGTTTGAGCGTTCTTAATCAAGGACGCAATCTTGATCCTGGTTATATGCAGCGAATGGAAGCTAATTGGGGGCCAGCACGAGTTTTCGCAGCGATTGCAAGTGAGCATCCAGAAAAACTTGATGAGCTTTATACGGTGATGGGTACCATGGTTCATAATGAGGGTAAGGGTGCTCAAAAAGGTTTTGGCGGATATGACGAAGTCATTGCTACCTCATTAGCACAACTTGGGTTAGGTGAATATGCTGCAATCGCTAATACTAGCCAGTGGGATGAGCAGCTTCGTCAGTATCATCAGGGGGCAATGGATGCCGTTGGGGATGAGGTAGGTACGCCGGTACTTAAATTAGGCGATACCGCATTTTTCGGTCCGGTACTAACCCGTATTCCGCGAGGTGAAGCGGCTGGAAAGCTTTTTGACGCTTCAGTAACCCTCGGCAATTACCCCCATTTCTTTGAATTGAAGCGTTCCCGAACCGAATCACCACGGTTTGATTAA
- a CDS encoding amino acid ABC transporter permease, whose translation MLPMGLELIFEGNNFSRLLLGMWTSVRIALIAMAISIGLGMFMGVLMVSKSSAIRFICRLYLEFVRIMPQLVLLFLVYFELTYVGINLLREAAAVIVFVLWGTAEMGDLVRSAITSIPRHQYLSAQALGLKQLQVYVRIIIPQAFRRLLPGIINLTNRMIMTTALVVLIGVVEVLKVAQQIIDAHRFDYPDAALWIYGFVFFAYFFMCYPISMIARFLERKWAI comes from the coding sequence ATGCTGCCCATGGGGCTTGAACTTATTTTTGAGGGAAATAATTTCTCACGTTTATTGCTAGGTATGTGGACTTCAGTACGCATCGCTTTGATCGCAATGGCAATTTCCATTGGGTTGGGCATGTTTATGGGCGTGCTGATGGTATCGAAAAGCTCTGCTATCCGATTCATTTGTCGGTTATACCTAGAGTTTGTGCGTATTATGCCTCAGTTAGTACTGCTGTTTTTGGTTTATTTTGAGCTTACTTACGTTGGAATCAATTTATTACGCGAAGCAGCGGCGGTTATTGTTTTTGTTTTGTGGGGAACCGCGGAGATGGGGGATTTGGTGCGTTCAGCGATTACTTCGATTCCACGTCACCAGTATTTAAGCGCACAGGCACTAGGGCTAAAACAGCTGCAAGTGTATGTCCGTATTATTATCCCGCAAGCTTTTCGACGCCTACTGCCTGGCATCATTAATCTCACCAATCGTATGATTATGACTACTGCTTTAGTAGTGCTTATTGGGGTTGTGGAAGTACTTAAAGTGGCACAACAGATTATTGATGCTCATAGATTCGATTATCCAGATGCTGCATTGTGGATTTATGGTTTTGTTTTCTTTGCCTATTTTTTCATGTGTTACCCCATCTCGATGATTGCTCGTTTTTTGGAAAGGAAATGGGCTATATGA
- a CDS encoding amino acid ABC transporter permease — translation MDFSVIYDSIPLYAQAALTTVRTAFIGIVLAFVFGSVCAVIKQLRIPILWQLVNIYIEFSRNTPLIVQLFFLYFGLPKLGIVLSSEACAIIGLTFLGGGYMAESLRAGLEAVDGIQNQSALSLGMTQTQSLRTVVFPQALAIAAPGITANVIFLIKETSVVSVVALADLIYVAKSQIGSTYDTREALFLLVVFYLIILLPTSLLSGCIERWLRHAAHGA, via the coding sequence ATGGATTTTTCCGTTATTTACGATTCAATTCCGCTGTATGCTCAAGCGGCGCTGACAACTGTACGTACTGCGTTTATCGGTATTGTCTTGGCTTTTGTATTCGGTAGCGTGTGCGCAGTAATAAAGCAGCTTCGTATTCCTATTCTGTGGCAATTGGTAAATATCTATATTGAGTTTTCTCGTAATACGCCATTGATTGTTCAGCTTTTCTTTCTTTATTTTGGGCTCCCCAAGTTAGGGATCGTATTAAGCAGTGAAGCCTGTGCAATTATTGGGCTGACCTTTTTAGGCGGTGGCTATATGGCGGAATCTTTGCGTGCTGGGTTAGAAGCAGTCGATGGTATCCAAAACCAATCTGCACTGAGTTTGGGTATGACACAGACACAAAGTTTACGCACAGTGGTTTTCCCACAGGCGCTTGCTATTGCGGCCCCCGGAATTACTGCCAATGTGATCTTTTTAATTAAAGAAACTTCGGTGGTTTCCGTAGTTGCACTTGCTGATTTAATTTATGTGGCTAAATCGCAGATCGGTTCTACTTATGACACCCGCGAGGCACTCTTTTTATTAGTAGTTTTCTACCTCATCATTTTATTGCCGACGAGTTTATTGTCTGGTTGCATAGAAAGGTGGCTGCGTCATGCTGCCCATGGGGCTTGA
- the ettA gene encoding energy-dependent translational throttle protein EttA yields the protein MGEFIYTMKNVRKAIGDKVILDNVTMAFYPGAKIGVVGPNGAGKSSILKIMAGLDQPSNGEAFLDPGATVGILLQEPPLNEEKTVRENVEEGMGEIFQIRQRYEQIAEEMATNYTDELMEEMTELQEKIDAADAWELDSKIEQAMEALRCPPSDAPVTNLSGGERRRVALAKLLLSEPDLLLLDEPTNHLDAESVLWLEQHLAKYPGAVLAVTHDRYFLDHVAGWICEVDRGKLYPYEGNYSTYLETKAQRLEVAGKKDQKLQKRLKEELEWVRSGAKARQAKNKARLQRYEEMAAEAEQYKKLDFEEIQIPTPPRLGNQVVEVTNLEKGFDGRVLIKDLSFTLPRNGIVGVIGPNGVGKSTLFKTIVGLEQPDAGEVKVGQTVQLSYVDQNRENIDPEKTVWEVVSDGLDFIHVGQNEMPSRAYLSAFGFKGPDQQKPSKVLSGGERNRLNLALTLKQGGNLILLDEPTNDLDVETLGSLENALQKFPGCAVVISHDRWFLDRTCTHILAWEGNIAEGQWFWYEGNFEDYEKNKVERLGPDAARPSRVTHRKLTR from the coding sequence GTGGGCGAATTCATCTACACGATGAAGAACGTGCGCAAAGCTATTGGCGATAAAGTCATTTTGGACAATGTCACTATGGCTTTTTATCCAGGCGCAAAAATCGGTGTCGTTGGCCCCAACGGTGCTGGTAAGTCTTCTATTTTGAAGATTATGGCCGGGCTTGATCAGCCATCGAATGGTGAAGCATTCCTCGATCCAGGTGCTACCGTGGGTATTCTTTTGCAGGAGCCTCCTTTGAATGAGGAGAAGACTGTGCGCGAGAATGTCGAAGAGGGTATGGGTGAGATTTTCCAGATTCGTCAGCGCTATGAGCAAATCGCAGAAGAAATGGCGACAAATTATACCGATGAGCTTATGGAAGAAATGACTGAGCTCCAGGAAAAAATTGATGCTGCCGATGCATGGGAATTGGATTCCAAGATCGAACAGGCTATGGAGGCATTGCGCTGCCCACCTTCTGATGCACCAGTAACTAATCTTTCTGGTGGTGAACGTCGTCGTGTTGCATTAGCAAAACTCTTATTATCCGAGCCAGATTTATTGCTTCTCGACGAGCCTACCAACCATCTTGACGCAGAGTCAGTGCTATGGCTTGAGCAGCATTTAGCTAAATATCCTGGTGCTGTACTTGCTGTGACTCACGATCGTTACTTCCTTGATCACGTTGCTGGTTGGATCTGCGAAGTTGATCGTGGAAAGCTTTATCCTTATGAAGGCAATTACTCTACTTATTTAGAGACAAAGGCGCAGCGTTTAGAAGTTGCCGGTAAGAAGGATCAGAAATTACAAAAGCGACTCAAGGAAGAACTTGAATGGGTACGTTCTGGTGCTAAAGCACGTCAGGCAAAGAATAAGGCTCGTCTGCAGCGGTATGAGGAAATGGCTGCTGAGGCTGAGCAGTATAAGAAGCTTGATTTTGAAGAAATTCAAATTCCTACCCCGCCGCGTTTGGGCAATCAAGTTGTTGAGGTAACCAATCTAGAAAAGGGCTTTGATGGGCGAGTGCTTATCAAAGACTTGTCTTTCACCTTGCCACGAAACGGTATTGTTGGTGTGATTGGTCCTAACGGTGTAGGTAAGTCCACCTTGTTCAAGACAATTGTTGGCCTAGAACAACCAGATGCTGGTGAGGTCAAGGTTGGCCAGACTGTGCAACTGAGCTACGTGGATCAGAACCGCGAAAACATTGATCCAGAAAAGACAGTATGGGAAGTTGTTTCTGACGGTCTGGATTTTATCCATGTTGGCCAAAATGAGATGCCATCGCGTGCCTATCTATCAGCGTTTGGTTTTAAAGGCCCGGATCAGCAGAAGCCATCAAAGGTATTGTCTGGCGGTGAGCGTAACCGTCTCAACCTCGCTTTGACCCTTAAACAGGGCGGTAACCTGATTCTTCTTGATGAGCCAACCAATGACCTTGATGTGGAAACTTTAGGCTCGTTAGAAAATGCATTACAGAAATTCCCTGGTTGTGCTGTGGTGATTTCTCACGATCGTTGGTTCTTGGATCGTACCTGTACTCACATTCTGGCGTGGGAAGGAAATATTGCTGAAGGTCAGTGGTTCTGGTATGAAGGCAACTTCGAAGATTATGAAAAGAACAAAGTAGAGCGCCTTGGCCCTGATGCAGCACGACCAAGCCGTGTGACACACCGTAAACTTACCCGGTAA
- a CDS encoding single-stranded DNA-binding protein: MHTPTTIIGNLVENPMLKKLSENGIKADFRLACSRRVPTKEGQWIDADQLFIDVECWGDLAVNVKKNLIKGRPVICVGHLSTDSWMDKNDPTKTMSKIKLRAHYVGLEMTRYELASRRSSTHEVAHDGLSFSDTAEPLWDKDYTDKTSVVGVGALSAIDAEAPF, from the coding sequence ATGCATACCCCAACTACGATCATTGGCAATTTGGTAGAAAATCCCATGCTAAAAAAGTTAAGTGAAAACGGCATTAAAGCAGATTTCCGGTTAGCTTGTTCTAGGAGAGTTCCTACTAAAGAAGGCCAGTGGATTGATGCAGATCAGCTTTTTATCGACGTTGAGTGTTGGGGTGATCTTGCCGTGAATGTAAAAAAGAATCTTATTAAAGGCCGTCCCGTTATTTGTGTGGGACATCTTTCTACCGATAGTTGGATGGATAAGAACGATCCCACTAAAACGATGAGTAAAATAAAGCTTCGGGCTCACTATGTTGGTTTGGAGATGACTCGCTATGAGCTAGCATCACGGCGAAGTAGCACACATGAAGTCGCTCACGATGGGTTAAGTTTTTCTGATACTGCTGAGCCGCTGTGGGATAAAGACTATACGGATAAAACTTCGGTAGTAGGTGTTGGTGCACTATCCGCTATAGACGCAGAAGCACCGTTTTAG